A genomic segment from Halomonas sp. TA22 encodes:
- the rpoE gene encoding RNA polymerase sigma factor RpoE produces the protein MAVRETDQQLVERAQKGDNRAFDLLVRKYQHKIIGLIGRYIHDHAEVHDVAQEAFIKAYRALGKFRSESAFYTWMYRIAINTAKNHLVSRGRRPPGSDMDIVDAEILDQSGRLADIETPEASIARDQLEAAVFEAIESLPEDLRTAITLRELDGLSYEDIASVMNCPVGTVRSRIFRAREAVDKHIQPLISTARTQDMIVE, from the coding sequence ATGGCAGTCAGGGAGACCGATCAACAACTCGTCGAGCGGGCGCAGAAGGGCGACAATCGCGCTTTCGATCTGCTGGTCAGGAAGTATCAACACAAGATCATCGGCCTGATCGGGCGTTACATCCACGATCACGCCGAGGTGCATGACGTTGCACAGGAAGCCTTTATCAAGGCCTACCGGGCGCTTGGCAAGTTTCGCTCAGAAAGCGCGTTCTATACTTGGATGTACCGGATCGCCATCAACACGGCCAAGAACCATCTGGTGTCACGTGGGCGTCGCCCCCCGGGCAGCGACATGGATATCGTCGATGCCGAGATCCTTGACCAGAGCGGTCGGCTTGCCGATATCGAAACCCCGGAAGCGTCGATTGCCCGCGATCAGCTCGAAGCGGCCGTATTCGAGGCCATCGAAAGCCTGCCGGAGGATCTGCGCACCGCCATCACCCTGCGCGAGCTGGACGGGCTCTCCTACGAGGACATCGCAAGCGTGATGAATTGCCCGGTGGGAACGGTGCGTTCGCGTATCTTTCGTGCCCGCGAGGCGGTGGACAAACATATTCAGCCACTGATCTCCACCGCGCGGACCCAGGACATGATCGTTGAATGA
- a CDS encoding MucB/RseB C-terminal domain-containing protein gives MSASGKCRSLAGWTLSALLFGLLAPLTQAADQQVPLASAWNDEEGFDCRVLKDREAPQGASQWFERSMWANHCFIFQARAVRISNDGVRTLALSHDVQDGIEREVARFLDGPALILERRGRIGRGGWANVQSDTPASPTAIMSHLEEFYRLRIDGEERVAGRNAVRLDIEPLDAMRYGHRLWLDHATALPLKQVLLDSSGRELETFQVTELQRPRLYDGQVQLDELREPPPDPWRAGWLPPGYVPQPVATRSSVHDDAVGHRLFSDGLSTLSVFVEPLDGDGPALAPGMHRLGISYAAVRHLELGGQPMQLVAMGELPPQVLLRIVEQIVWLPQEGPNEAAQGASG, from the coding sequence ATGTCAGCTAGCGGGAAGTGCCGATCTCTGGCGGGCTGGACGCTCTCGGCTCTGTTGTTCGGGCTATTGGCTCCCCTGACGCAGGCCGCTGATCAGCAAGTTCCCTTGGCATCGGCCTGGAACGACGAGGAGGGCTTCGACTGCCGTGTGCTCAAGGATCGCGAGGCGCCACAGGGCGCCTCGCAATGGTTCGAGCGCAGCATGTGGGCCAATCACTGCTTCATTTTCCAGGCCCGCGCCGTACGTATCAGTAACGATGGCGTCAGAACGTTGGCGCTCTCCCACGATGTTCAAGACGGCATCGAGCGCGAGGTCGCACGTTTTCTCGATGGCCCCGCCTTGATTCTGGAGCGTCGGGGCCGGATAGGCCGCGGCGGTTGGGCCAACGTACAGAGCGACACTCCCGCCTCGCCAACCGCCATCATGAGCCATCTGGAGGAGTTCTACCGCCTGCGCATCGATGGTGAGGAGCGTGTCGCCGGGCGCAATGCCGTGCGCCTGGATATCGAGCCCCTTGATGCTATGCGCTATGGCCATCGATTGTGGCTGGATCATGCCACGGCGCTGCCGTTGAAACAGGTGCTGCTCGATAGCAGCGGTCGCGAGCTCGAAACCTTCCAGGTCACCGAACTGCAGCGGCCACGTCTCTACGATGGCCAAGTGCAGCTCGACGAACTTCGTGAACCGCCCCCGGACCCCTGGAGGGCGGGGTGGTTGCCGCCGGGGTATGTTCCCCAGCCGGTGGCGACACGCAGCTCCGTCCATGACGACGCCGTGGGACACCGGCTGTTCAGTGATGGGTTGTCGACCCTGAGCGTCTTTGTCGAGCCACTGGATGGTGATGGGCCGGCGCTGGCGCCGGGCATGCATCGTCTGGGTATTTCCTATGCCGCGGTACGTCACCTCGAACTTGGTGGCCAACCGATGCAACTGGTGGCGATGGGTGAATTGCCGCCCCAGGTATTGCTGCGTATCGTCGAGCAGATCGTATGGTTACCCCAAGAGGGCCCGAACGAGGCCGCCCAGGGCGCCTCAGGCTGA
- the dinG gene encoding ATP-dependent DNA helicase DinG — protein sequence MLDEALKGEIQEAYRRVLDGLALTPRYGQRLMIAEIARTLAGIKADDSGRRTSDEHVCVLEAGTGTGKTLAYLLAALPVAKAKGKRLVIATATVALQEQVLHQDLPALHKHSGIAFSYALAKGRGRYLCVAKLDQLLDGVEENPTLSLFEQALASRDGDDFHALVKELADAYGNGRWEGDRDSWPLTIEDTQWRRLTTDHRQCTNRRCGHFGACAFFRARRDLDTADIVVANHDLVLADLSLGGGVVLPKPSECIYVFDEGHHLPDKAIEHFTHRFAVNGALRWLRNLKKSLTELNAALAVQPTVARLLAAFPEAIAALEPRLGEVFSLGHQLAGLPNGAGEESVHHRFEMGRAPLALREHASALVVIFAELSRNLETIADILRESLDPDKHTGLPREQAEPWLPLISLLHGRALEAHALWLAMSQQDDPAEPPQARWLTFETVAGEPELSFSASPVSAAHTLAKTLWGSCYGAVVTSATLTALGRFERLQERAGLANRYRYQRLPSPFDYSRAILNVPREAVDPGDREAHEQAIVSFVEGLGAREAVLMLFSSRAQLRAVEKALSQACRERVLAQDRLPKRELIERHRARVDAGQGSIIFGLASFAEGIDLPGDYLTHVVITRLPFAVPDDPVGATLAEWIESRGGNPFMRIAVPDASIKLVQACGRLIRKEQDSGRITLLDRRVLTRRYGQALLDSLPPFRREIDGQAVVS from the coding sequence ATGCTCGACGAAGCGCTCAAGGGTGAGATCCAGGAGGCCTATCGGCGCGTTCTCGATGGCCTGGCGTTGACTCCACGTTACGGCCAGCGCCTGATGATCGCCGAAATTGCCCGCACCCTGGCGGGGATCAAGGCCGACGACAGCGGCCGGCGTACCTCGGATGAGCATGTCTGCGTGCTCGAAGCGGGTACTGGTACCGGCAAGACGCTGGCCTACCTGCTCGCGGCCCTGCCGGTGGCCAAGGCCAAGGGCAAGCGGCTGGTGATCGCCACTGCCACGGTGGCGTTGCAGGAGCAGGTGCTGCATCAGGATCTGCCCGCGCTGCATAAGCACAGCGGTATTGCGTTCAGTTACGCCCTGGCCAAGGGGCGTGGCCGTTACCTGTGCGTGGCCAAGCTCGATCAACTGCTCGATGGCGTTGAGGAGAACCCGACGCTTTCGCTATTCGAGCAGGCGCTTGCTTCGCGTGATGGCGACGACTTCCACGCCTTGGTCAAGGAGCTCGCTGATGCCTATGGCAACGGGCGCTGGGAGGGGGACCGCGACAGCTGGCCACTGACCATTGAGGATACGCAGTGGCGGCGCCTGACCACCGATCATCGCCAATGCACCAACCGACGCTGCGGCCATTTCGGTGCCTGTGCATTTTTTCGGGCCCGACGAGATCTCGACACGGCCGATATCGTCGTTGCCAATCACGACCTGGTGCTGGCCGATCTGTCGCTTGGGGGCGGTGTGGTGTTGCCGAAACCCTCGGAGTGCATCTATGTCTTCGATGAGGGGCACCACCTGCCCGACAAGGCGATCGAGCACTTCACTCACCGTTTCGCCGTCAATGGCGCGCTGCGCTGGTTGCGCAACCTCAAGAAGTCGCTGACCGAGCTCAACGCGGCCCTTGCCGTGCAGCCGACCGTGGCGCGGCTGCTGGCCGCATTTCCCGAGGCGATCGCAGCGCTCGAGCCGCGTCTGGGCGAGGTCTTCTCGCTGGGTCACCAGTTGGCCGGGCTACCCAATGGCGCAGGGGAGGAGAGCGTCCATCACCGCTTCGAGATGGGGCGCGCGCCCTTGGCACTGCGCGAGCACGCCAGCGCATTGGTGGTGATCTTCGCAGAGCTGTCGCGCAACTTGGAGACCATTGCCGATATCCTGCGCGAGAGCCTCGATCCAGACAAGCATACTGGGCTTCCCCGCGAGCAGGCCGAGCCCTGGCTGCCGCTGATTTCGCTGCTCCATGGTAGGGCGCTGGAAGCGCACGCCCTGTGGCTTGCCATGAGCCAGCAGGACGATCCCGCCGAACCGCCCCAGGCGCGTTGGCTGACCTTCGAAACGGTGGCGGGGGAGCCGGAACTCTCCTTCTCGGCGAGTCCCGTTTCGGCGGCTCACACCCTGGCCAAGACGCTATGGGGTAGCTGCTACGGGGCCGTGGTGACGTCGGCGACCCTCACTGCGCTGGGGCGTTTCGAGCGTCTGCAGGAGCGAGCCGGGCTTGCCAATCGTTACCGCTATCAGCGCCTGCCAAGCCCCTTCGACTACTCCCGCGCGATATTGAATGTGCCACGTGAGGCGGTCGATCCCGGCGACCGCGAGGCGCATGAGCAGGCCATCGTCTCGTTCGTCGAGGGGCTTGGAGCGCGCGAGGCGGTGTTGATGTTGTTCTCGTCCCGCGCTCAGCTGCGTGCGGTGGAGAAGGCGCTCTCCCAGGCGTGCCGTGAGCGGGTGCTGGCCCAGGATAGGCTGCCCAAGCGTGAACTGATCGAGCGCCATCGGGCGCGAGTCGATGCGGGGCAGGGCAGCATCATCTTCGGTCTTGCGAGTTTCGCCGAGGGGATCGACCTGCCAGGTGATTATCTCACCCATGTGGTGATCACGCGGCTGCCCTTTGCGGTGCCGGACGATCCGGTCGGGGCCACGCTCGCCGAGTGGATCGAGAGTCGTGGAGGCAACCCCTTCATGCGCATCGCGGTACCGGACGCCTCGATCAAGCTGGTTCAGGCCTGTGGCCGGCTGATTCGCAAGGAGCAGGACAGCGGGCGCATCACGCTGCTCGACCGTCGCGTGCTGACGCGTCGCTATGGGCAGGCGCTGCTCGATTCGCTACCCCCGTTTCGGCGCGAGATCGACGGTCAAGCCGTGGTGAGCTGA
- a CDS encoding sigma-E factor negative regulatory protein, with product MSHNERESLSALMDNEANELELRRVLKILEASPDAADTWRRYHLARSLMQRDREVDVSMDLSAGIMARIESEPLPLVEEASGKRRSFSFASSAAIAAAVSLMVITGVQVYNVAGTPGADGPAMAGSGSAASTGGDVASASSSPVSRPSLVDLPMFQQSPGGNTGMMPVGAVGATSDMPMFMAPNTRQSQRGDLEQARLLQSYLDRHAEGSAYRSGDGWMPLLRASGHETLGQR from the coding sequence ATGAGTCACAATGAACGGGAATCGTTATCCGCCTTGATGGATAACGAAGCGAATGAGCTGGAGCTGCGTCGAGTGCTCAAGATACTCGAGGCCTCTCCCGATGCTGCCGATACCTGGCGTCGCTACCATCTGGCTCGCAGCCTGATGCAGCGGGACCGCGAGGTCGATGTCAGCATGGATCTCTCGGCCGGGATCATGGCCCGAATCGAGAGCGAGCCGTTGCCCCTGGTCGAGGAGGCGTCGGGCAAACGCCGCAGCTTCTCCTTCGCCAGCAGTGCCGCGATCGCCGCTGCCGTCTCATTGATGGTGATCACCGGGGTGCAGGTCTACAACGTCGCGGGGACGCCGGGTGCCGATGGGCCGGCGATGGCAGGCAGCGGCTCGGCTGCGTCAACGGGAGGCGATGTGGCTTCCGCCTCTTCGAGCCCCGTGTCGCGCCCCTCTCTCGTCGATCTTCCCATGTTCCAGCAGTCGCCTGGCGGCAATACCGGCATGATGCCGGTAGGGGCGGTGGGCGCCACCTCGGACATGCCGATGTTCATGGCGCCAAACACCCGCCAGTCGCAACGTGGCGATCTCGAGCAGGCGCGCCTGCTGCAGTCCTACCTAGATCGTCATGCGGAAGGCTCGGCCTACCGCAGCGGTGATGGCTGGATGCCGTTGCTACGCGCTTCGGGGCACGAGACACTGGGCCAGCGTTGA
- a CDS encoding DegQ family serine endoprotease: MERMTRHLSLWLLMLITAFAWQSVHARGLPDFTTLVEEAAPGVVNISTTRIVQPRSQQFPGSQDIPDIFRHFFGEQFPPGGGGGRGQSQPRQSLGSGFIISDDGYIMTNAHVVEGADEILVRLNDRRELTAELVGADTQTDVALLKVDAQDLPTLNIGDSDQLRVGEWVAAIGSPFGFDHSVTAGIVSAINRTLPRDAYVPFIQTDVAINPGNSGGPLFNLDGEVVGINSQIFTRSGGFMGVSFAIPISVAMDIAEQLRSDGRVDRGWLGVMIQPVSRDLAESFGMESPTGALIADLDPQGPAAEGGLRAGDVILEVDGQEVESSTTLPRLIGRVAPGSDVELTVMREGERRSQDVTVGSWPDAEGGRSAIAEQSDRQSRLGLAVSALDAAERERLNIESGVRVSELDPEGAAAEAGIRPGDVIVSLDQHSIGSPERLAEVIDSIDSDRAVPVRLYRDGRSLFVALRLSE, from the coding sequence ATGGAACGCATGACTCGACATCTTTCCCTTTGGCTGTTGATGCTGATCACGGCCTTCGCCTGGCAATCCGTGCATGCCAGGGGCCTTCCCGATTTCACCACGCTCGTCGAAGAGGCCGCCCCAGGGGTAGTCAACATCTCCACGACGCGAATCGTGCAGCCGCGCAGTCAGCAGTTTCCCGGTTCGCAGGATATTCCCGACATTTTCCGTCACTTCTTCGGCGAGCAGTTCCCCCCTGGGGGAGGCGGTGGCCGAGGCCAGAGCCAGCCGCGCCAGTCGCTCGGCTCGGGATTCATCATCAGTGACGATGGCTACATCATGACCAATGCGCACGTGGTCGAGGGGGCCGATGAGATCCTGGTGCGCCTCAATGATCGCCGCGAGCTCACGGCAGAGCTTGTCGGCGCCGATACCCAGACCGATGTGGCACTGCTCAAGGTGGATGCGCAGGACCTGCCGACGCTCAATATCGGCGACTCCGACCAGCTGCGCGTCGGTGAGTGGGTCGCGGCGATCGGCTCACCGTTCGGTTTCGATCACTCCGTCACGGCCGGTATCGTCAGTGCCATCAACCGCACCTTGCCGCGCGACGCCTATGTCCCCTTCATCCAGACCGACGTGGCGATCAATCCAGGCAATTCCGGTGGTCCGCTGTTCAATCTCGACGGTGAAGTGGTCGGCATCAATTCGCAGATATTCACCCGCAGCGGTGGCTTCATGGGGGTCTCCTTCGCCATCCCGATCAGTGTCGCAATGGATATCGCCGAGCAGCTGCGCAGCGATGGTCGCGTCGACCGCGGCTGGTTGGGCGTGATGATTCAGCCGGTATCGCGCGACCTGGCGGAGTCCTTCGGCATGGAGAGCCCGACCGGGGCCTTGATCGCCGATCTCGATCCCCAGGGCCCGGCGGCAGAGGGTGGCCTGCGTGCCGGTGACGTGATCCTCGAGGTCGATGGTCAGGAGGTGGAAAGCTCCACCACGCTTCCGCGGCTGATCGGTCGCGTCGCGCCGGGCAGCGATGTCGAGCTGACCGTGATGCGTGAAGGTGAGCGCCGTTCCCAGGATGTGACTGTGGGTAGTTGGCCGGATGCCGAGGGTGGGCGCAGCGCGATAGCCGAGCAGAGCGATCGCCAGTCGCGCCTGGGACTGGCGGTAAGTGCCCTCGACGCCGCCGAGCGTGAGCGCTTGAACATCGAGAGTGGCGTGCGCGTCAGTGAGCTCGATCCCGAAGGAGCTGCCGCGGAAGCGGGGATCCGCCCGGGAGACGTGATTGTCTCGCTTGACCAGCACTCCATCGGCTCTCCCGAGCGGTTGGCGGAAGTGATCGATTCCATCGACAGCGATCGTGCCGTTCCGGTGCGTCTCTATCGCGATGGCCGCTCGCTGTTCGTGGCGCTTCGCTTAAGCGAATAA
- a CDS encoding 3-deoxy-7-phosphoheptulonate synthase, whose product MPQQQVNNLNVLAQDVLITPEALKQEIPLTELAERTVVEGRNTVQRILDGSDPRLLVVVGPCSIHDVDAALDYARRLRKLADEVKESLYIVMRVYFEKPRTTVGWKGLINDPHINDSFEIEEGLHIARKLLVELAEMGLPLATEALDPISPQYLQDCISWSAIGARTTESQTHREMASGLSCPVGFKNGTDGSLDVAVNALQSVSHPHNFLGIDQAGQVAIIRTRGNAYGHVVLRGGNGKPNYDSVSVALAEQELEKAGIKPNIMVDCSHANSNKDPALQPLVMQNVTNQILEGNRSIIGLMVESHIGWGSQKIPEDRSQLQYGVSITDACIDWETTVEVFQQMDQKLRPVLKARLQAA is encoded by the coding sequence ATGCCCCAACAACAGGTCAATAACCTCAACGTTCTCGCTCAGGACGTTCTCATTACTCCCGAGGCTCTCAAGCAGGAGATTCCCCTGACCGAGCTGGCCGAACGCACGGTCGTCGAAGGGCGCAACACGGTACAGCGGATTCTCGACGGCAGCGATCCACGTCTGCTGGTCGTGGTCGGCCCCTGCTCCATCCACGATGTCGACGCGGCATTGGACTACGCCCGGCGACTGCGTAAGCTCGCCGACGAGGTCAAGGAGAGCCTGTATATCGTGATGCGCGTCTATTTCGAAAAGCCGCGTACCACTGTGGGCTGGAAAGGCCTGATCAACGATCCCCACATCAACGACTCCTTCGAGATCGAGGAGGGGCTGCATATCGCCCGCAAGCTCTTGGTGGAGCTTGCCGAGATGGGATTGCCGCTGGCCACCGAGGCGCTCGACCCGATATCGCCCCAGTATCTACAGGACTGCATCAGCTGGTCGGCCATCGGCGCCCGCACCACCGAATCCCAGACACACCGCGAGATGGCCTCGGGCCTCTCCTGCCCGGTGGGATTCAAGAACGGCACCGATGGCAGCCTCGACGTCGCCGTCAATGCCTTGCAGTCGGTCTCGCATCCGCACAACTTCCTGGGTATCGACCAGGCCGGCCAGGTGGCAATCATCCGCACGCGTGGCAATGCCTACGGTCATGTGGTGCTGCGCGGCGGCAACGGCAAGCCCAACTACGACAGCGTCAGCGTGGCGCTGGCCGAGCAGGAGCTCGAGAAGGCCGGCATCAAGCCCAACATCATGGTCGACTGCTCGCACGCCAACTCCAACAAGGACCCGGCCTTGCAGCCGCTGGTCATGCAGAACGTCACCAACCAGATCCTTGAGGGCAATCGTTCGATCATCGGCCTGATGGTGGAGTCGCATATCGGCTGGGGCAGTCAAAAAATCCCCGAGGATCGCAGCCAGCTGCAATATGGCGTGTCGATCACCGATGCCTGTATCGATTGGGAGACGACGGTCGAGGTATTCCAGCAAATGGATCAGAAACTGCGTCCGGTATTGAAGGCGCGCCTCCAGGCTGCCTGA
- a CDS encoding SoxR reducing system RseC family protein — MTGSACTVLQAGLLTAKAMVIDPFEGGAWVSVDPMQRCHGCSASQGCGNALLARRSGKRARRMAIDSTHRLQAGERIIIGLPSPTLLKGALGVYGIPLGGSLLAGLLAERLLSVGHGLVPLAFIAGLAAGVGVARLVRHRHDARYRPIWVETLATPAA; from the coding sequence ATGACCGGAAGTGCATGCACCGTGTTGCAAGCGGGGTTGTTGACGGCCAAGGCAATGGTGATCGATCCCTTTGAGGGGGGAGCCTGGGTGTCAGTCGACCCCATGCAGCGTTGTCATGGCTGCAGTGCCAGCCAGGGGTGCGGCAATGCCTTGTTGGCCCGCCGGAGCGGCAAGCGCGCTCGGAGGATGGCCATCGACAGTACCCACCGGCTGCAGGCAGGGGAGCGCATCATCATCGGCCTGCCATCGCCGACGCTGCTCAAGGGAGCGCTTGGCGTCTACGGGATTCCCTTGGGCGGCTCGTTGCTTGCCGGTCTCCTGGCCGAGCGGCTGCTGTCGGTCGGGCATGGCCTGGTGCCGCTGGCCTTCATTGCAGGGCTGGCTGCAGGGGTGGGCGTTGCGCGCTTGGTTCGCCACCGACACGATGCGCGTTATCGCCCCATCTGGGTCGAGACGCTTGCGACGCCCGCAGCCTAG